The Corynebacterium suranareeae genome window below encodes:
- a CDS encoding mechanosensitive ion channel family protein gives MVTASTNTENLVQDVSSWWDNPLTQDWLIDKPISIAITLVVAFFAHWLLRKLITKAVERGVKTPPKAEMPRIFGRGGAKKEEIPPEVVIMRKTQEQRRQARIRTLGAVGKSAVAIFVWTWAALTILDKLGLNVAPLIASAGVAGVALGFGAQSLVKDFLSGIFMLIEDQYGVGDTIDVGDGIIGDVEDISLRTTTLRDMDGTVWYVRNGEILRVGNFSNEYAIARFEVPVGLSNDSERAWEVIEQSFLDAVKQDAIKDAVIEVPKMKGISAFEPDHMTFRGVVKTLPGYQWEVQRYVYARVLSDMQREGITTPYPHGMGAVVKQADS, from the coding sequence ATGGTTACCGCTAGTACAAACACAGAAAATCTTGTCCAAGATGTGTCCAGTTGGTGGGATAACCCACTCACTCAGGATTGGCTGATCGATAAGCCAATTTCTATCGCAATCACTTTGGTAGTCGCGTTTTTCGCCCATTGGCTGCTGCGAAAACTCATTACTAAAGCAGTGGAACGTGGTGTGAAAACCCCGCCCAAAGCTGAGATGCCCCGAATTTTTGGCAGGGGAGGTGCCAAAAAGGAAGAAATTCCACCTGAGGTTGTGATCATGCGCAAAACTCAGGAACAACGCAGGCAGGCACGCATTAGAACTTTGGGCGCTGTCGGTAAGTCAGCTGTCGCCATTTTTGTATGGACCTGGGCTGCGCTGACGATTTTGGATAAGCTCGGCCTCAATGTCGCACCGCTGATCGCATCGGCAGGTGTTGCCGGTGTCGCCCTTGGTTTTGGTGCGCAATCGCTGGTCAAAGACTTTCTCAGTGGTATTTTCATGCTCATCGAGGACCAATACGGAGTAGGCGACACCATTGATGTCGGCGACGGCATCATTGGCGACGTGGAAGATATCAGCCTGCGCACCACCACTTTGCGCGATATGGATGGCACGGTGTGGTACGTGCGAAACGGCGAAATTTTGCGCGTGGGCAATTTCTCAAATGAATACGCCATCGCACGATTTGAGGTTCCCGTTGGTCTATCCAACGACAGCGAACGCGCATGGGAAGTCATTGAACAGTCCTTCTTAGATGCCGTAAAGCAAGACGCCATCAAAGACGCCGTGATCGAAGTACCAAAAATGAAAGGTATCTCCGCTTTCGAACCAGACCACATGACCTTCCGCGGTGTGGTGAAAACTCTGCCTGGCTATCAGTGGGAAGTTCAACGCTACGTGTATGCCCGCGTGCTTTCCGATATGCAGCGAGAAGGAATCACCACCCCATACCCTCACGGCATGGGAGCAGTGGTTAAACAGGCAGACAGCTAA
- a CDS encoding globin codes for MTTPENFYDSVGGEETFSLIVHRFYEQVPNDDILGPMYPPDDFEGAEQRLKMFLMQYWGGPKDYQEQRGHPRLRMRHAHYPIGVTAAERWLELMSNALDGVELTPEQREAIWEHMLRAADMLINSNPDPHTQD; via the coding sequence ATGACCACCCCAGAAAATTTCTATGACTCTGTGGGCGGTGAGGAAACGTTTTCCCTCATCGTCCACCGTTTTTATGAGCAAGTCCCCAACGATGATATTTTGGGACCCATGTATCCGCCAGATGATTTCGAAGGTGCGGAACAGCGCTTAAAAATGTTCCTCATGCAGTATTGGGGCGGCCCGAAAGACTATCAGGAACAACGCGGACATCCCCGCCTACGCATGCGGCATGCCCACTACCCCATCGGGGTAACTGCGGCGGAACGCTGGCTGGAACTTATGTCCAATGCACTCGATGGTGTGGAATTAACCCCCGAGCAGCGCGAAGCTATTTGGGAACATATGCTGCGCGCAGCCGACATGTTGATTAATTCCAACCCAGACCCGCACACACAGGATTAG
- a CDS encoding acyl-CoA thioesterase yields MAANNEDNSQSNLHVTEVDLRWSDFDRFGHVNNAAFIEIAQEARLTFAEDQFRERGYEIPAVFVRHLEVDYLRAILPDTTKAVVETQVTKLGNTSFSTRQEVKDRNGRVCCVVDCVQVAVNIQTAAPRSISKVERKVLTAVATDEVQSQEALEK; encoded by the coding sequence ATGGCAGCCAACAATGAAGACAACTCCCAAAGCAACCTCCATGTCACGGAGGTGGATCTGCGTTGGTCGGATTTTGATCGTTTTGGGCACGTCAACAATGCGGCGTTCATCGAGATCGCTCAGGAAGCTCGCCTGACTTTCGCAGAGGATCAGTTCCGTGAGCGCGGTTATGAAATCCCTGCCGTTTTCGTCCGCCACCTTGAGGTTGATTATTTGCGCGCAATTTTGCCTGATACCACAAAGGCTGTGGTGGAAACGCAGGTAACCAAGCTGGGTAACACGTCGTTTAGCACTCGCCAGGAAGTCAAGGACCGCAATGGTCGCGTGTGCTGCGTGGTTGATTGCGTGCAGGTGGCGGTCAATATTCAAACTGCTGCGCCTCGCTCGATCAGCAAGGTGGAGCGTAAGGTTTTGACAGCGGTTGCAACCGATGAGGTGCAGTCGCAGGAAGCACTTGAAAAGTAG